One Glycine max cultivar Williams 82 chromosome 1, Glycine_max_v4.0, whole genome shotgun sequence genomic window, ATCGAGCGATTTATATTTCTGTCACAACTTGTATGCATAGAggacttaaaaagaaaaaaaattactgacgTTTCTTAAGGTAAAATATTTTCGCAAGTGGATTAATGAACATGGTTACATTAAAAAGGAGTTTACTTCAAAGGATAAGTGCATGTTTATTTGTAATAGATTTTAGGGTGTCACAATGCACATTTAGTAGATTTCATAGACTTCGATGCACTCTTTGTTTTTACTTTCTCTGGAGGGGGACATATTGAAGTGATATATGGAAATGCAAGTTCATGGACCTTATTTCTTCAATGTCATCTTCTCGCCCACATCAAGCTGTGAAAATCTCTTTAACAATGCATTGATCTCATTTGTGAGAGTTAAGTCCCCCAAGAATCACTTGCATCATTTGTACCACTAATAGATAACATCTTCCAATCCACATGAATGGATGAAAAAGGTATTAAGCCACTAATTTGGCTATAACGAGCAAGTTCACAAGCACACAGTAGGCCATGAGTAGTTATGAGTGTGTAACCACAAGCAGAACTGTCAACACCTACAGAAGCAGAGCGCTTCAACTCATCAAAGATTTAACTTTATGCTTGCGTTGAAACAAAGCCTCGTAGTCTCTTGTAAAATGGTGTATTGAACTTGTGGTCAACCACATTGATGCTTTTCTGAAACAATGTTGTAAGTTCAATATGTTGTAGCATAAGCATGTTATTCATTGCATCCCAACAAGTACACAAATCTCCTGTGCTATCATGAAACAACCTCTTCAGTCTTGCATGTATGCCTTCGATCCTGTAAAGCAGTTTGATGTAATGTCAATAGAAGATGCATAATAAAAAGAATGTGAAACAAGTAAGTAATTGCAAAAAATCTACCTATTAGTTATTGTGTTTCTGAGATGCATAACACGATCAGTCCATGCTTGTGCAAATCTCTCCTAATGATGCAATAACCATGTATAATAAACATACTTCTGAAAAGTCGGATAACGTGGGCAAATGTGTGTAAAGATTTTCAATCGTTGCTCATATATTTGTTCATTAGTAGAATTCACCAAGCTTGCCCAAGCTTCTAGCACCACCTCCCAGTCTTTTGCCTTAGTCATGAGTATCTTGCATTTTGTTCTTACATTCTTAGAAATGTGAAATTCACATAACAAGTTGGTTGCAGAAGGGAAGACAACCTCTAATGCATTCATTAGAGCAAGAACTCTATCAGCGACAATCACCCGAGGCAACACATCATCCTTCACAAACAATCCTTTAACCTTATTTAAAGCCCATTAAAAATTGTTCGTCCTCTCTGATTGTAAATCAGCAAATGCAACAGAAAAGTTATTTCTATTGAAGTCACACCAACAATCTCCAACAATGGAAGACGATATATGTTCATCCTGTAAGTAGTATCACAAATCAACATTGTTGGGAATGCATTTAATAGCTTGATGGAATCTAAATGAGACCACATGATGTCTTTGACAACATCTTAAGTGTCCACTCTTTTGAACCAATATACATATTGTTCATCCTTGTACCTCCATGCTTGGATCCCTTTGTTTGCGTCAATATCTTTGTCATTCATTTTATACCGTCTTGATGGTGATGACATTTTTCTGATCTTGATATTTGATTGTCAACAAAATTTGACCAGCCTTCACCATGTTTTTGGTCATTTGACTAAGCGTAGTTTTTTCTTCACTGCTTAAACGATTAGCATACGCATGTTCGACTTATGTTTCACTAACTTTGTGGTTATGAACACCACAAATAACAAAAAGTTTCCAACCTATTTGACATACTTCCTCTTTAATTTAAATGAACAACCACATTTTCTAGTTCCAATGCTTTTACAGATTAACTTATCCTTGTATTGCTTATACGTTCTTCCATTTTCACAACCAACTACAACATAGATTTTCCTCCCATTTTTCTGACCTATGAATGATAAGAACAAATCTAAGACTCTTCCCTAAATCTCAAACTTGGCACAACAAATCGTCTCgattttcaaaaacataaaaaaatatttttcttcacttAAGCAATATACACATacacaaatataaaatcaatcgCCAACTAATCAACATACCTCATCAGTCGTGAAATAATTGGAATAGTTAAGTcagttgggggggggggggtagggTGGGGCAATATTTTTCTTCAggcatttttatctgattgatTTGCTAGCATTTTATTTGATAGATTGAGACGTAAAAATCATTTTGGCTATCATCATACATGTTTCCAAAATCCTAAGGAATTGTAACTCcattagaaaaaaatgtatCCCAATCCATGTATTCACTACAAAGAACCATTTAGAAAAAATcagaattcaaaaaaaaaaaaagtagcacaCAACGTTGTGTCAGACATTTGATATTCAATGGAAACATGATTCCGTTGTGTATCGATTTCGTTGTGttctagaaaataaaaaaaatgaaatcatgtCTCTGCTGTGTAAAAAAAACATAGCGGAAACATGATTctgttgtgttaaaaaaattaccacGTTGGGTGGTATGAGGGagatgagaaaaaaagagaagagttTGAGAAGTAGTTGGGTGTGTTatgaaagaaaaagggagaagagtTGGAGTTGTAGGAATAAAGGAGGAgactaaaatgataaaattgttatGACTAGTAGTGCTAACAACAATTTAAGTAGTGAGAATAGTTATTCCCAACTTATAGGCATCAATGTGACTTAAGGTTCAATAAGAATCGAATACATATGAAATATCTAAAAGTATTGTATTTCTTAGATATATATGTATCATTATGTAATGTTTATTTAAAtacatataatgtttagtgaaaaatatttttaatatattaattaaagacttattattaaattataatttaggataaattactttttttcaaaggtttaattatattttttatcttttaaaatgagtttaatttggTCCAAATTTCATTGCAAGCtctagatattttaaaaaatgaaacaaattaatttatatattataatatatagaaattatatattataaaatgttaGCCTTCAATttgacaaaagaaaagaaatggtgATTTAAAATTGGACTTGGATCCGCTCCTTTTTACTTTCAACTGGAGAGGTCCTGTTAAAAGATCTTAACCTTAATCTACGGCCAAAATAAAACCTCCCCAAAACTATCATTAACCCCTTTTCCTTCTTTGCCTTCACGCGTGCCTGCCCGCCGTCTCAAGAGTTCGCCGCTGTGGTTCTGTTCATTGCCTAGAGTTAATTTAGTTAACGCAGTGTTTTCACCCGTGGATTAGGTAATAATGAACAGTTAAGATATTTTAACAGAAGCATCCAAATCCTTTGAAATTAGTGAGACAGCGGGGTAAAGCAAAACAATCCACTGAAAACCCCTACCCCTCTTTTTTGAAAACGAAAGACGCTCCTCACTCACTCCAATCACGCGCAACAATGTCGGGTTTCTCCTTCGGATCCTCTTCATCCCAATCTTCTGCATTCTCCTtcacaaacccttcttcttCCGGTTccgcttcttcttcgtcttcccCGTTCTCACTTGGCTCCACCCCCGCTTTCTCATTCGGATCCTCCTCTCTCTTCAGCACAAACCCTACATCCGCCGCGTCCTCTTCTCCAtcccctctttctttctcctttgcttcttcttcttctgcacccTCCTTCTCCTTGGCCTCCTCTTCCTCTCCCGCACCCGCATCCGGCGCCACCGGTTCTTCAATTTTCGGTGCCGTAACGGCGCCGTTTGGGGCAGCAGTGTCCTCCGCCGCGTCGCCTTTTGGTGGAACGCCCTCTGTCTCGACGACGCCATTTGGAGCAGCAGCGTCCCCGGTTTCTACGAATCTGTTTGGAGCAGGGTCCTCTGCTTCCACCACTCTATTTGGTGGAACTTCCTCAGCTTCAACGACGCCGTTTGGAGCAGGGTCCTCAGCCTCAACCACCACTCCATTTGGTGGAACGCCCTCTGCTCCTACGACGCCGTTTGGCGCAGCTTCCTCAACGGCCACAACAACATCCACGACTCTGTTCGGAGGAGCGTCTTCTGCTTCAGCGACGCCGTTTGGTGCAGCGTCCTCAACTTCAACGACGCCGTTTGGAGTGGCGTCCTCAGCTTCAACGACGCCGTTTGGTGGAACGTCCTCTTCATCGACACTATTCGGATTTGGCGGAACAGCTTCTGCAACAACGACGCCGTTTGGAAATAGTAGTACTGCCTCTGCCTCAACTTCAGCCTTTGGAGCATCTTCTTCTGCCGCACCGTTGTTTGGAGGAGCATCCTCAGCCGCAACGACGCCGTTTGGAGGTAGTAGTACTGCCTCTGCCTCAACTTCTGCCTTTGGAGCATCGTTGAGtgcttctccttcttcagcTGCAACTACCTCTCCTTTGTTCTCGGGTGCATTTGCTACCACTGGAGCTTCTTCGTCCTCGGCCTCAACGACGTCGTTTTCAGGGTTTGCAAAGCCGTCTACTCCAGCCGCTACAACGACGCCGTCTAGCTCTTCGGGATTCTCCCTCGCTTCTCATCCCTCTTTTGGGTTCCCCAATGCAGCTTCGGCTTCGGCTTTGGCTTCTTCTGCTGCTTCCACAGTTTCTGGTACACCGGCTTCGAAGCCCTCTTCGGGTTCTGCTTTTTCGTTCACCACGTCTTCGGCACCGCTGTTCTCGACGGTGACGACCACCATGGCTTCCACCGTGGTTACTGGTAGCACTACCTTGTCGCCTTCTCTGCCTGCATTTGGTGCTACTGCCCCATCTTCTGTCGCCGCGAGTGCTTCTGCGACTCCTGCTGCTTCTACTGGTGCTGCTGCTTCTGCCAGCGGAGGATCATCTTTTGCAGGATTTGGTGTTGGAAGCACGGCGTCCGCTGCTTCTTTTGGGACTGGGTTTTCCTTTGCGAATAAGTCGTCAACGCCGGCAGTTTCTAGTGTTACTGCTTCTGCATTTGGTGAGTTATGCTGTTTGAATAGAAATATCTATGTAAATCATTTTCGCTGCTATGTTTTTGAGGTGTCTGGCctgttttattgttataatgGAGATTCTGTGATGATTTTATCTATGAAGATATTTGCTTTCCAATCATTTTGATGTATGGATGAAATGTAGGAGGTTTTCTTTTTAACATTGAAAAAAACTGCTAAGGCAGATGATTTTGCTCCTAAATCAAGTTTCAAATGTTTTACAGTTGTCTTCTCTTTTCTTGGAagttgatttttcttttgtggTAGAATTTCTGTTGATTGTTGCATTAATTGCCCTTCACTGGATAACTGATTCTGCAGGGGTTAGCACTTCAACTTCTACTGCTCCAGCAATTTTGAGTTCCAGCACTAGTGCAACTCAGACATCATCCGCTCTTGTTGTGGCTTCCACTAGTGGGTATGTATACATTTTAATGGTCATAGTTCAAGTATTTCTGTTTAGTAAATGtagttaaaatatttctttattctGTATTGTTCACCCCTTTTTATCTCgctctcaattttattttaagtttatgcatgtataatatgttttattgatattgtatcattgctaatttcattaaaaacatgcACATTATacctttcataaaaaaaataaaaaacttatttgcattttgaatgttcctttattttgttttccccTCACAGTTTTCAGTTGTAGGATACATTGTCACATGTACTTTGGTGTTTCCAAGTTGCACCTTATAACCGATTGTTAGTTTGCTACTTGTAGAGAAATTTAGAAATATGTGGTAATAAGATGATTTCCATATGTTCTCCTAAGAGGAGTTACACAGGTATTTAAATACTGATACAATTCTCcgaaaaaggaaacaaatcatTCATAATCAGAAATCATTTCAATTTTCTCCTAATTAGTTTTCCTCAATTTAAGGGATTTGAACTTGCTATACTATTTACATTTGATACATAATATTTACAGCCCAACAACTCCCTCCTTAATCTGAGGAATAGATGTCTTCCATTCCCAGCTTATTGACTAGATCATGAAATTTGGAGCCTACTCAGTCCCTTAGTCAACACATCAAGCTACTTGCTGTCCGGATGGAGCATAAGTTGTACAAACCATGCCTTCTTCCTATTATTCCTTGATAAAGTGTCTATCAATTTCATGTTTGTCCTTTCATGCTGTTGCTGTATAGGATTATGAGCAATGTTAATTGCTGACTTGTTGTAACAATAAAGCTTCATGGGACCTTCCAATTCAACCCTCAAATCATTTAGAATACACACTTTAGCCATAGAAGTTCGCATAATCTTTGGACAATTGACCTGAATTCTGATTCTGCAGATGATCTAGCCATGTGACCAAGTTTCCTCCGAGGAAAGTACAATACCCGGATGTTGACCTCCTATCAATCAAAGAGCTTGCATAATTTGCATCTGTATAGGCTTTGAGATTTAATTTTTCACTCTTTCTAAATAGGATTCCCTTTCCAGGGCTTCCCttcaaatagtttaaaattctgtATGCAGCTTGAAGGTGAGATTCCCTTGGAAGATGCTTAAGTTGACTGATGACACTAACTGGATACACAATGTCTGGTCGAGTGTGAGCAAGGTATATAAGCTTCCCAATGAATTAGTTAGGACATCTATAGAATTCAAGCATACAATGAACCTTTTATGGTTAGTGGATAATCGATCAAGAGACACATAATTAGATAAAGGATAAAGAGGCTTTTTAGTACAGCTTCTAATGCCTTTTCTAATATCAATGGGAAGGTCAAGATCACTTGTAGTGCTGAGAAGgtccgttttttttttatcagcaaagataatagtatatatattaatgagaaagaagtaccagaggtactatgtACATAGGTAGGTAGGTTACCATACACATGGTTCCATAGAGAAACTAATATAGTTTGTTTAGGAACCATATTATGGCTACATAGTAATACATCTGCTAGAAATGCAATCGAAACTACCCACTACTGATACAAAAAACCTTGCCGGATTTGACTCAACCATTCATAAAACTGAATATTGAAATCTTTCTCCAAGTTTCTTAGCCACGACCAGATTAAGAATATAGCATCCTCTAACAGTTTGTTGACATTGAAGGATGCATTGGAGAATATAATACTATTTCGCATCTGCCAAATTGACCAAACTACAGCCATCCACCAGCTTTGCCACCTCTTAATCCTTATACCATCCACCTGTACATATGAGTGTTGGAGGAAATGATGTATCAGATTTGCCGGGAGCGCACTTTTAATGTTCACCCCAGCCATAGTTTCCCACCATATAGGTTGTATTTTCAAGCAATGAAAAAATAGATGGGATACCTCTTCCTCCGAACAGCCACAAAAAGGGCATGACGAGTCCATGATCTGCACTTGTCTCCTCtgcaaaattttctttgtaGGTAGTCTATCTGAAAATAATCTCCAGGCAAATACAGCAATCCTACTAGGGATCTTCAGCTTCCATAACTCCACAAAGCCCTCCTCCTTACTACCAGCTGCTTGCCCCTCCCATAATAGCTGATAGGCACTATGGGTAGAATATGCGCCTGATTGGTGACATATCCACTCCCATGCATCCTCTCCCTGCTGCTGAATATTCCTGTCTTGAACCTCTCCTAGGAAGTTGACAGCTGCTTCAATTTCGCAGTCGAACAAAGGTCTTCTCCATATAAAGTGCCACTCCCACCTATTGTCCGTGTGAGATCCCATTTGCCGGATAGTCTGCTGTTGCTGTAATGATATGCTGTAAAGTCGAGGGTATTTTTCTGCTAGAGATGTCTCCTGACATAGCCAtctatcctcccaaaatttgatTCTGTCTCCAGCTCCTACCTTCCATCTAAATCCAGATTGGATAGCCCTCCCTTGATATGATTGTTGTGTAGTCTTTTTTAAATCCCTCCACCAAGTTGATTTGTTGGCTGCCCTTGCTTCATCATCCAAACCCCTCCACCCGCCATATCTTGATTCCAATACTTTAGCCCAAAGCTCTCCTTGGTTTTGTAAGAGATGCCACTTCCATTTGCCTAGTAGAGCCATGTTGAAAGTGTTGATGTCCTTGATACCAAGCCCTCCCCTTTCTTTCGGTAGGCACACCTTCTCCCATCTAATCCACAAAATCTTTTTTTGGTCAGACCCTCCTCCCCATATGAATGTACAGCTGTATTTTCACTAGCTTATCCACCACTGATTGAGGcaccctgaaaaaagaaaagaaataaataggtATTGATGTTAGTACTGACTTTATTAATGTCACTCTCCCCCCAAATGAAATGTgcctttgcttccattttgatAACTTTCTCTCACATTTATGGATAATCGAGTCCCACATGTGACATCGCCTCGGGTTGGCCCCTATGGGTATACCCAGATATACAAACGGAAAAGCCAGCAAACTACAATGCAAATAATTGGCCGCCTCTTGCTTCCATTGATCTGTCACTCCAAAAGCACCAAAACAGCTCTTAGCGAAGTTGATCCTTAAACCAGAAACCAACTCAAATGACCTAAGGATCACCTTAATAGCTTCTACATTCTCCTTGGCTGCTTCCCCAAAAAAGATCGTGTCATCAGCATACTGTAAGATGCTGATGGGCACTCCATTTGCACCAACTAGGAAGGGCTTGTACAGATTTTCCTCCACTGCTCTCCTCATCAAACCATTCAAACCTTCAGGCgcaatattgaataaaaaaggtGCCAATGGGTTTCCTTGCCTAAGACCCCTTTGCGGTATGAACTCAGCTATTGGGCTACCATTcactaaaacaaaaatagatgAAGATTTGACACACCCTTCAATCCTCTTTATCCATTTCGGACTGAAATCCATTCTCCTCATCATATACATCAGAAAATTCCATGAAACCGAATCATATGCCTTTTCATAATCCACTTTGAAAACGAGGCATGATTTGTTGCTCCTCTTGGCCTCATCTATCACCTCGTTTGCTATGAGTGCACTATGAAGTAAATGTCTCCCTTCAATGAAAACAGATTGAGTCTCATTAATAATAAATGGCATTACCACCTTCAATCTTTTAGCCAACAATTTCGCCTCAATCTTGTACATGCAACCTATAAGGGAGATAGGCCGGTAATCATTCAAGGTGTGAGGATCAAGCACCTTGGGGATTAATGCTAAGAAGGATGCATTACAACCCCTAGGGAAGACACCGTTGGCATGAAATTCGTCCAAAAAGCGAAGGATATCGGGTTTGAACAAGTGCCAGAACTTCTTTATGAACTTAAAATTGAAGCCATTAGGCCCCGGGCACCGCTCACTCCCACAATCCCAAATAGCTTGCCTCACTTCCTCCTCCTGAAAAGAAAGCACCAGGATATTGTTCTGATGTTGGCTGATGGTCTGGAAATTAATACCATCCAACCTAGGTCTACTGTAATTAGGTTCCTGGAATCTTTGTGAAAAGAAATCCCGGACCTCCTCCTTCACCTTTTGTGGTTCATCTATCCATGTTCCATCAAGCATGACCCCTTTGATAGAATTATTCATGCGGTTAGCACTCATCAGAAGGTGGAAATAGCGTGAATTGCAATCACCCTCCTTGATCCATCTTGATCTTGCTTTCTGCCGCAACAAAGATTCATGAGCTTGGGCCGCTTGCCATAGAGCTTCCTGTAATTGTTTCCTCTTTGTCTCTTCCTGTGAAGATAATTGTTTGTGGATTGTATCTTCCTCcaatttatttaattccaaCTCTATTTTCTTGAACTTTGTAAAAGTGTCACCATACTTCTCCTTGTTCCAAGTCTTCATCCTTTGTTTTAAtctcttgaatttttctttgagcACATATCCGCCCCAGCCAGGTTGTTGATGAGATGTCCAACATTGATGAACAAGTTCCATGAAGGAATTGTCTGATAACCAACAATCCAAAACCCTAAAAGGTTTAGAACCCCAGTCAACAGCCTTGGATTGCAGGAGAATTGGACAATGATTTGAGAAATTCCTAGCAAGAGTAGTCTGGAAGCTTGCAGGCCATCTTCCAAGCCTTTCCGGGAATACTAGGAACCTGTCCAATCTGCTCCTTGAAGCACCATTAGATCTGTACCAAGTAAACTTTTTGCCCACGCAAGGTATCTCTAAAACCTCCATATCATCTATCCATTCGTTGAATTCAGTCATGCTGCTATTTGTGGATGGTCTTTGGCCACACCCGAATCTCTCATTCGTGTCCCTGATTGAGTTGAAATCTCCCAGGATACACCACAGCCCCCCAGGTGCTGCTTCTTTTAGCTGCCTCACAGAGCCCCATAAAAGTCTTTTATTATGGATATCGCAAGGTGAATAGATGGTGACTATATTGACTTGCTGCTCTTCTCTGGTCCACTCTCCCACCAATAGTATAAAGCCATTTCCAGTAACTTTTCTCTGAAGCTTGAAGGATTTCTCACACCACATGCATAATATACCACTTGCTGTGTTTGTAGCAGGCTGCATCTCCCATGACACTTCTGCATCCCCCCAAAGCGCCTGGCACAAAGCATTGTCGatgacttctttttttgtttcttgaagaCACAACATATCTACAGCCTCCATCTTTCTCAATCTTCTAATGGCTGCCCATTTTACACCCCTCCCCAAGCCCCTGACATTGTATGAGACTATATTCATTAACTCCTTACATTGTCTCCCCTCCTTTCCACTTCTGTCTTATCTCTTTCTTCCAtctgattaatttttttcaaagattaTTTTGTGGTCCTCCCCTCCTGAAACCCCCAATTGTTTAGCCTTACTCCATATATAAGTTGCCTCTTGATTGTGTTGACTTTCGGATTCTGAGTTTGTAGCTATACCACCATCGTAGTCAGCTGTTTCTTTGCTGTGAACCTGGCCATCACTATGATGTATCCCTTGTTGTGCCATGTATTGTGTGGACTGAATCTGTGGAATATCACCCTGCATATCAATATCTGATGTTGGATCATAAAGGCCCCAATGGGATTTCTTTTGGCCCCTCCTTCTTCTTGAGTAAACCTGCCATCCATTTTCCCCTTCTGCCTTGCTGTTTCCAGAATTGAGGCCCATGTTGTGTTCTTTTCCGTTGGGGGTGTGAAATAGCAAAACCTGTTGTTCTGGACTGAGGCCCATCCCTTTAGCTGACCCATTAATACCCTCATTATCCTGCTCCGTGAATATTTGTACTCTGTCTACctctctttctttgtttttaaatttgtcaCATGGCTGCCAGCTATCATCACCTATAGACTCATCACTTGCATGCATTGGGTTAGCTGTCCCGTTAGTTCCCCCCTTCTCCACATTTCCATTTCGGTGAAAATTCTGAATCCCTGTCACAGCTTTAGAGTCATCCACGCGCTGTGGTTACTAGTGTTTGGTTGCAGAGTCACCATTGTCGGTGACCGTTGCTTTCCCCCTTTGGGTATCTTGCTGACCCACCTCGGATTGTTGCTGGTTTCCGCCTAACGTCCTCCAATTTTCGTCCATACCCAGTGGGTATGTGCAATTGCTTCGACCCGTGGGTAAACCAGTTGTCCACTGGTTTTCGATTTCCTTCATCCCCGACCAGTCCCCCTTTTGACGGTGCTGAAGCTCCTCGAAACACCCCT contains:
- the LOC100803385 gene encoding nuclear pore complex protein NUP62 produces the protein MSGFSFGSSSSQSSAFSFTNPSSSGSASSSSSPFSLGSTPAFSFGSSSLFSTNPTSAASSSPSPLSFSFASSSSAPSFSLASSSSPAPASGATGSSIFGAVTAPFGAAVSSAASPFGGTPSVSTTPFGAAASPVSTNLFGAGSSASTTLFGGTSSASTTPFGAGSSASTTTPFGGTPSAPTTPFGAASSTATTTSTTLFGGASSASATPFGAASSTSTTPFGVASSASTTPFGGTSSSSTLFGFGGTASATTTPFGNSSTASASTSAFGASSSAAPLFGGASSAATTPFGGSSTASASTSAFGASLSASPSSAATTSPLFSGAFATTGASSSSASTTSFSGFAKPSTPAATTTPSSSSGFSLASHPSFGFPNAASASALASSAASTVSGTPASKPSSGSAFSFTTSSAPLFSTVTTTMASTVVTGSTTLSPSLPAFGATAPSSVAASASATPAASTGAAASASGGSSFAGFGVGSTASAASFGTGFSFANKSSTPAVSSVTASAFGVSTSTSTAPAILSSSTSATQTSSALVVASTSGTTSTVSTSVAASPKLPSEITGKTVEEIIKEWNAELQERTGKFKKQANAIAEWDRRILNNRDVLLRLEIEVAKVVETQSNLERQLELIETHQQEVDKALQSMEEEAECIYKDERGLLLDDEAASTRDAMYEQSELIERELEQMTEQIKSIIQSLNSNQGGEHDTLDGMTPLDAVVRILNNQLTSLMWIDEKAEEFSSRIQKLANPGSASDRELTGSGIWMS